A window of Zingiber officinale cultivar Zhangliang chromosome 5A, Zo_v1.1, whole genome shotgun sequence contains these coding sequences:
- the LOC121981782 gene encoding 60S ribosomal protein L9-like, with amino-acid sequence MKTILSSHTMDIPEGITVKVNAKIVEVEGPRGKLTRDFKHLNLDFALLEGGKKLKVEAWFGSRKTIAAIRTAISHVGNLITGVTKGYRYKMRLVYAHFPINASIPNDSTSIEIRNFLGEKKVRKVDMLEGVKIFRSEKVKDELVLDGNDVELVSRSAALINQKCHVKNKDIRKFLDGIYVSEKGTIAEEA; translated from the exons ATGAAGACGATTCTCTCCTCGCATACCATGGATATCCCCGAGGGGATCACCGTGAAGGTGAACGCCAAGATCGTGGAGGTGGAAGGCCCCCGCGGCAAGCTCACCCGCGACTTCAAGCATCTCAACCTCGACTTCGCCCTCCTCGAGGGTGGGAAGAAGCTGAAAGTGGAGGCCTGGTTTGGTTCGCGCAAGACCATCGCCGCCATTCGCACCGCCATCAGCCACGTCGGGAACCTCATTACCGGTGTAACCAAGGGCTACCGGTACAAAATGCGGCTCGTCTACGCCCATTTTCCCATAAACGCTTCCATCCCCAACGACAGCACCTCCATCGAGATCCGGAACTTCCTCGGGGAGAAAAAG GTCCGGAAGGTCGATATGCTTGAAGGTGTTAAAATTTTTAGGTCAGAAAAGGTTAAGGATGAACTTGTCCTTGATGGAAACGATGTTGAACTGGTCTCTCGCTCTGCTGCCTTGATAAACCAG AAATGCCATGTGAAGAACAAGGATATAAGGAAGTTCTTGGACGGAATTTACGTCAGCGAGAAGGGAACAATTGCCGAAGAAGCGTAG
- the LOC121981783 gene encoding uncharacterized protein LOC121981783: MPTSLRLFPLLLLLFLLAARSHGEEVSSGDATDVCASRSDGESPSCPVNCFRADPVCGADGVTYWCGCPEAACAGVRVTKRGACAVGNGGTGLVSGQAFLLLHIVWLIVLGFTLLFGFL; encoded by the coding sequence ATGCCAACATCTCTCCGGCTCtttcccctcctcctcctcctcttcctccttgccgCTCGATCCCATGGCGAGGAGGTCTCGTCCGGCGATGCAACCGACGTCTGTGCCTCCAGATCCGACGGGGAATCGCCATCCTGCCCCGTTAACTGCTTCAGGGCGGACCCCGTCTGCGGCGCCGACGGCGTCACGTACTGGTGCGGCTGCCCGGAGGCGGCGTGCGCCGGCGTCCGTGTCACCAAGAGGGGAGCCTGCGCCGTCGGGAACGGCGGCACCGGCCTCGTCTCCGGCCAGGCGTTCCTTCTCCTCCATATCGTCTGGTTGATCGTCCTGGGCTTCACCCTCCTCTTTGGCTTCCTCTGA